The DNA segment cttttgaaatttttaatatttaaaacttttattaattGTTACGTGGATGTGTTCAATAAAATTAATTGATGTTagctttttcttctattttgaattgatttgataaataatataaattaaaaaaattaaaaaattaaataaaaggataaaataatttttttttataaagttggaggcaaaaataaattattataaaaaagaaaaagtgaagttatATAAGTTGACACTGCGGAGGTATCCTAACCCAACTACCAAACACTCCTCCAGTCCTAGAGGCGGTGAAGCCTTAAAATCTACAAACAGCACCGCAGCGGAGAAAGCTGCAGAAAGGAGATTTTGAGGGTAATCTTAAGTAATTAATTGGTTGATTTAGGGGCGAAATGGGGAACGAAGCAAAAAACACCGCCAACGTGGGAGGAGGAGGATTCAGGGCGAGAATGGAACACTACATATATAGCGGTGAAAAGAAGCATGTAATGGCTGGCATCGCCATCGTCGCCCTCGTTTTTGGTGCCCCTTGGTTTCTCATGAACCGAGGTGCCTTTCTCTCtttccttcatttttctttttcagctttgCATTTACTTTTCggtttgggggggggggttgggGTAGGGTTTTAGATGTATCTTTGGGTTTCTCACTCTAAATATATTGCAAATTTGAGGAATTTGTATGATTTATCTCAATGTAATGAACAAAagcaaagatagatatatagcaTCACTGACTTTAGTTTTGGAGTAAGTGAATTTGAGGACAAATTTTCCTTCATGATTTGGGTAaatgaatttgcatttttttttggaaatggtCCGCAAAATTCAGTGATTCTGAAGGATCTTTTAGGTAGCTTTTGGAACTTGAATTCCATCTGATGGCTTCGGATATATAAAATAGTGGATGTATAAAACAGTGTAGATTATGCGAAATGCAGCTTtcgttattatttttaaaatccatagaTTTGTTAAGGGTCTACTTAGTAATAAATTTGGAAGTCCTATAGATATTTGtgatttttgaaaaccatgtttttataGCTTGAAATGTATAAATAGATTGAATCTCAGTTAGTTCATGTAGAATGTATGCATTTCATTCTCACTTATGCAGTAAATGAAATCCGAATCTTTATATTCCTGAGCATAGCATTAACGAATCTGTCAAATTGGTGCGCATTTTTTTGAAGTTGCTCATTGGAGTTTATATTTATCCAAAATTGGTGTTTAGAAGAATGAAACAAGAGATTGAAGTCAATGGAACTTGAGGTTGTCGAGGAACTATATTGAAGCTGAATTCTGACTTCtctttttttctagttttgttaGCAGCAGGTTCTGAGTCAAATTTTTCTGATTCTGATGGTTCTTTTACAGATTTCAAAAGTCGTTTTCTTTAATCTAAATATATAAAGAATGTGTTTGTTTTTGTCGACATGGATCAAGAGACTCATTTAAAAATAGCAATACGCTTGTCTTGACAGCAATGGCTGCTGGTTTATATATAGTTCTTTCCTAGAAAGTTGACATCATAAGCAAGTTGAGCGATTTAGCAGGCTGTCAAGGCAAAGTTTACGGACAGAATTTGGCATATGTATTTCTCTATCACATCTTGACAGACTTTAAAAATGCTTTTGTGAGCTGGCATTGGCTAGGTCCTAGGCTATTCCTCTTTGTCAATTCGTGTTCAGTCCCAAGAACTTTTGTGTTGAGTACTGTGAGAATGATGCGGTTAAATGCTATCTTACTTGGGTTTGGGTGTAAGCATAGGATACAGGTCTTGTCTTGACATAGGTTCGTTCATTTTTCTTACCCTTTTTGTTTGCCATGATTTGAACAACCGAAGTTAAAAAGGTTTGGTAGTGCTTTTGCTGTGAAAATACTGTAGGAAAGTTATTCGAGGATGACAAATTAACCCAACTCTCAGGATGTTGTGTTGCATACTTGAGGAAGTTGAATGTTTTAAGAGTGGTTGTTTCATTTCATTATTGGATGCTGTTTGTTGGGTACGTTGATCACTTAAAAACTAATTGAACAAAGGCCTGATTTTCCTTGTAGGAACAAAGCATCAGTCACACCAAGATTACATGGAGAAAGCTGACAAGGCACGGAGTCAACGACTTTCTTCTTCAAAATAATAGTTTAAGTTGTTCGATCAAATCAGATTGTTTCCTTCAGCAGCTTTTTGATTGTCAGATGGAAGCTACTACTTCTCGGTAGTCCTAGATGCAGTTGAAAACCTGGAATGCTGGAAAAGGAATTTGTTAGAGGTTCCACCTTTAATTAATAGAACGATCTGATCACTTTCAAGATCAACATTTGTTATAATTTTGATCTATATCGAAAGTATTTCCCTCTAGGTGGTTGGTTTGACCGAATTCTCTTTTCCAGGAATAAGTATTATCTGTCAAACTCGAGATTGATTTAGCTTTATATCATCAAGTGCTAttcttattttttaacttttaactttggTACATATCGGGTATTGTATAATTCACGATAATTGTGCGTGTTAACATGCAACGTGATTGAGGTATCTGAGTTCACATCGGGGATGTTGTTATATACCAGGTCCTGTAGAGTCGTCCATATATAGATTCAAGTTAATGAAGGGAAGAAGGTGAAAAGTACAGTATGTACCAGACAGTTCGGTTCTGCCGTTGGAACATCACATCAAATCAGTCGATACAGACATTGTGGATTACAGATTGGAAAAACCCATTAAGGTTACTGTAACTTGTTAGCAAAACTAGAAGGATATCTGAATCTTTTGAGTGAATCTCATTCGCAGACGAATAATTTAGCACTAGAAAGATTCCAGGCAGGAAACAGACTTTCAGCTAGTTCATCACTTAGCATCCCATTTTTTATGGAGCACTTTTTGACACTTTTTCTCAAAAGagtacataaaaaaaaaaacccaatgtCGAGAACATATTACACAACACCAAAGAACAATTACGCATATATATAATTTGctaaacctcacaatcaagtgaGTGAAAGAACTTTCAAAGCAACTGTACGAGCCCCATGACTACTGCTTTGGTTAAAATGTATGTGACATAAAATTAAACCTATAGTCCTTATTCTATCAATTACACCAGAGTTGTAAACTTTTTTGCACAACACTTAAGTTGAATTCAAAAAAGTTGCGTTGTGATAAGCCAATTTTATCACGTCCAACCGACCTGTAATTGGGTATTATCCTCTTTGAGCACCCGCATGTCCCTCAAATTTATCATACACCACATCAAATAACAACCTTAGAGGAAGCCTAAGTACCCAAAGAGGACAAATAGCTGATTGAAGACGCAACAAAAATGAGAATACCCCATCGGTCTGCAACAAATCTCGACATTCTTTCCTTCTCTCTCCAATTTAACCATGCAAGGTTACATTTGCAGTGAAAGATGGAAGTGCAATTGCATCAAAAAAGAGTGGACTCTAAAATCAGAGCTTTCTGTTTTGGTTTTCTTAAATTCCCATAATACTTTCAGGGTAAATAAAAATTGGTAACAATGATGCCAAAAGTacagtttttttcttctttaatttcctTTTTCATAGGGGCATAAGTCTTCTGTACTTGAAGAACCACACAAATGCACAGAATATGATGATCCCGCAAACCCCTGTAATTATCAGGACCCACTTGAATGCACCAGGGTCATCAAACATAGGTATGGCAAAGTTCATACCAAATATTCCAGCTACCACACCAAAAATGGCAACGACAAACGTTGCAGTTGTCAGTAGCAGTTCAAATTGGATCAGCTGGTTTCGAACATTATCCTGCAACCCAAAGTTTTTCCTAAGATTTAGAGTTCAATGCTTTCTGGCAATTTTGCCAATTGAAGCATAACAACAGGAGTATCAGAAATCATAACATCAAGATAGATAAAGAGACGTGTTTTAGAATATGGTTGAATCCTCGGCCCCACAATCAAGTTGTCAAGGCCATTACAAACTTGGATCCAATGCTTTCATCCTGTTTATTTTCCCATTCTATATTACTTACAACAAACGTGCTAATCAGTTCTcaatcaaataatcaatatatcaCTTGGAGCCATTTGGATGCCGGGTGTCAGTTTGGTGGGTCAGACCACAATGGCACCCTGCATCCAGGAGGGGGCTTTAGAGTTTTATCTTCTCCACTTCAGGTTTGTGGAAAATACTTCTGTAGCAAAATTATCTATCAATGAGGAAAAATAACTTACCAGCTGAATGTTGATGAAATCCTCTGTGTCATCAATGTATTCCTTCAACTGAagtaaagaagaaaataatattatatccATCAAAAAGAAGGAAAGATGAAAAGGATTTAGACTGCAATAAGTGCTCTACATACTGAAGTCAGCTTATTTAGGGTGCTGTCAATGAGAACAAAGTAAGCTTCCAGTAACATCTCAAGCTCTTCAATATTCTCTGTAGCGCTCTCTGAACTCCTCATGCTCTCATGGCGGCTCCTTGCAATGCTCAGGCTTTTCTCCAGCCTGCGCAATTCGGGTGGTGAAGCAACAGGAGAAACTGGTGCAGAAGCAGAAAGTCCGTCATTCGATCTGAATCCCACTAAAGATTGATCACCATAAAATGATGATTCCATTCTGCTTTTCTTCTCAGTAAGATACATTTCCGCCATATCACCATCATCATCCATTAGCTGTTCTATCTCATCTCTAACCTAAATAAAAAAGTGGAAAACTGTCAGAAGATGCAAGGCTGTCATTTACCTGCCAGAGAGAGAAGcatatatttttataccttttgaACTCTTCGAGTCAATGCAACAAGTCTGCTCTTCAATCTACGGACACGCTCCAAGTTTAACGTACTGATCTTCGATGTAAGTTCATCCAATAGTGGATATGCTTCAATTTCCAATTCTGCTGCCTATGGAACATCAAATGAGTTACCAACATGCTCAGAAGTAATAAAATGCAAACAACAGAATATATTGATTGGGTCAAATCCTATAAAAAGTCACTGTACTGCATTTTCTGAAAATTGAGTCCTACTATAATTTGATCATTTCTAACCTCTACTTCTCAAAATATGCATTTTCAGTTCCAAggccaatttttaaaattctttcaaaTAACTTGATTATCTTTTAAACATGTGGTGACATGATATATACACCTTGGCATATTTTGTACAGTTGgacattttttcatatttaaaagtgTACAAAAATATGCCAAGGTGTATATGCCTCgcaatattttttaacaaaaccACGTCAACTATTTAAcgaattaagagaaaaaaaagttcGCCTTAGGATTGGCAATATATGTTTCAAAACGTAGAGGGctataaatgatcaaattatagtagagggactaaacgtgaaaaaaaaaatatagggaccccTACAATTAGACCAATTGATattaaaaaaagatgataattccTAAAAGAAGTACGCTGCCCAACTAGTAGAATATGGCCATGGTTAGaaccagggatttaaattgcggtcgcggtcgcgttttcggtcgcattgcgtttatcgcggttgcggacataacggatgctattgcggtcattgcaggtatcgcggtcgtgaattttacattacttattgtgtattgcgggtatagcgggtttcggcagtagcggtttcggacggtgccgttaccgctatataacggccgctatttcggtaatggaccgctatttaaatccctggttAGAACTAATAACAGAATATAGAAGTTATCCCCTCAATTGAATATCGGTTGAGggataattttgttaaaaaaggCAAATCGAGGGGACAACATAGTGTGTTTCAATGGATTGACAAATTCGAGTGCTCCAATAGCTTTCAGGACTGGTTGGTTGGATCTCTAATATGAGTTAAATCATAGAACTTCTTCATAAGGCTTTCGACTAGCAAGGGAAGGGATGCATTGTCTCAAGATGAGAGATGTTCCTTACCTTGAGACCTTGTACAATGTTGGTTGTCATATTTGATAGTTCACCTATCTGAGTAAATCCACacatttttatttgataattccCCTTAATCCATCAAGATTGCTAAAAGATATTGTTGGAATTCCTTAAATTAAGCAGATTTTCTACCTTAGTTCTAGGAATTTCGTTGTACTATTAGCcataatcaaattactaatttttagggataggctaatttctagagattatttcctttttatttttcctgctattcTTTAAAAGGCTGTAGTCAGATTAGAAGAAATAAGAATAATTCTTCTTCCTAAATTTGTACATGGTATCAAGAGCATCAGGAATTCAGTAGATCCtgctctttcttctcttttcttgttcTGTTTTCTCTGTTAGAAACCCTACTCCCATGGGTGACACCGAAAATTCCTATGAGACTCTTCATAAACTTCGGCTAACCAAAACTCAACTTGAGGCTCTTCATAAACTACTCGGGACTCCTACAGCCAGTGGGTCACTAGCTATTCACGGTACTGCTTTAAATACTACACACGAACCTATCACAACTTCCTGGATACTAGACTTAGGTGCATCCGACCACATGACAGGTAATCTAAGTTTGTTTCACACCTATTTACCTTGTCATGATTACTCTCGGATTCGCATAGCTGATGGATCTTACTCGCTAGTGGCTGGAATGGAGACAGTTAGACTTACTGAAAATTTTTCCCTTGATAAAGTTTTACATGTTCCAAATCTTTCCTATAATTTACTCTCAATTAGCAAGCTTACCAAGGATGAAAAAGTACTTGTTGAATTTTCTGCTTTAGGTTGTGTGGTTCAGGAACAAGAATCGGGGAAGATGATTGGCactgctaaagttgatgatggctTATATGTTTTGAACAAAAACAGTTCACAAGAACGGATGGCCTTATCTACATCAAAAGAAGATTCTATCATGCTATGGCACCGTAGACTAGGACACCCAAATTTCATGTACTTGAAGAAATTGTTTCCTCTACTatttctaaataagaaaataagttcaTTGAACTGTGAAGTTTGC comes from the Gossypium hirsutum isolate 1008001.06 chromosome A06, Gossypium_hirsutum_v2.1, whole genome shotgun sequence genome and includes:
- the LOC107961780 gene encoding uncharacterized protein, which gives rise to MGNEAKNTANVGGGGFRARMEHYIYSGEKKHVMAGIAIVALVFGAPWFLMNRGTKHQSHQDYMEKADKARSQRLSSSK
- the LOC107961779 gene encoding magnesium transporter MRS2-1 isoform X1, which codes for MADLKERLLPPKPQSAINIRDASYRPSASGRQPFQGMDLSGLKKRGQGLRSWIRVDTSGNSQIIEVDKFTMMRRCDLPARDLRLLDPLFVYPSTILGREKAIVVNLEQIRCIITADEVLLLNSLDSYVLQYVVELQRRLTSGVGEVWQSEGPELNRRRSSRGFDNVYGSTSPDYLPFEFRALEVALEAACTFLDSQAAELEIEAYPLLDELTSKISTLNLERVRRLKSRLVALTRRVQKVRDEIEQLMDDDGDMAEMYLTEKKSRMESSFYGDQSLVGFRSNDGLSASAPVSPVASPPELRRLEKSLSIARSRHESMRSSESATENIEELEMLLEAYFVLIDSTLNKLTSLKEYIDDTEDFINIQLDNVRNQLIQFELLLTTATFVVAIFGVVAGIFGMNFAIPMFDDPGAFKWVLIITGVCGIIIFCAFVWFFKYRRLMPL